The DNA region ACCATATGTCAACGTTTCCATGGCTGTTTGAATGAAATTATTACTCCATCGTATTTTGTTTCATCTTTATTTAAAATGTTTTTTGCAATGTAGAAAATAGTATCCTCTGTTAATTTCATCATAAAATCCATATCTTGATATGCAACATAAATTTCAACTGTTGTAAACTCTGGATTATGGCGTGTATCCATTCCTTCATTTCTAAATAATCGTCCTATTTCATAAACTCCCTCAAAGCCACCAACAATTAACCGTTTTAGAGGTAATTCTGTTGCTACTCGTAGATAAAAATTCATATCTAATGTATTATGATAAGTTATAAATGGTTTTGCCGCTGCGCCACCATGAATAGGCTGTAAAACAGGTGTTTCAACTTCTAAATATCCCTTACTATTAAAAAAATCTCGCATTAAAGCAATAATCTTACTACGCTTAATAAAAATATCTTTTGTTTCCGCTGATGTAATTAAATCAACATAACGACGACGATATTTTTCTTCAATATCAGTCATTCCATGATATTTGTCAGGTAATGCACGCAATGCTTTTGCTAATAAAACAAATTCTTTAACTCGCACTGTTAATTCCCCAGTGTTTGTTTTCATCATTATTCCAGTAATTCCGATAATATCTCCTAAATCAAAATTAATAAATTCTTGATATTTTTCATCACCAACTTCATCATTTCGAACATAAATTTGAAAAATTCCATTTTGATCTTGTAACGTTACAAAACTAGCTTTTCCTGCTTCGCGAAATGTTTTAATTCGACCCGCAATTTTAACTATTATATTATCAGTTATATTATCACTACTTGTGACTAATTCTTCTTTTGATAAATGATTAAATTGTTCATTAAGTTCTTTACTTGTATGTGTTCGGTCAAACTTTGCAATTACAAAAGGATTATGCCCATCGTTAACCATTTTTTTTAATTTATCACGTCTAATTTGCTCTTGTTCTGTAAAATTACGTTTCTCCATTTTAATTCTCCTTTTTACTATTTAACAACACTAATATTACTATTATAATAGGCAATATATTCATTAACAAGCATTTTTAACTCAAATATTGTATTTATTTGCGTTGCCAGAATTTTATAATTAGTAGCTCCTGTCTTTCCTTTAAAATAAAAGGCTAAATTTTTCCGCATTTCACTCGCTGCAATTCGTTCTTCCTTTAAATTAAATAATAATTCTGCATGGCGGAAAATAATATTCCGCCATTCATCTAATAGTGGTTGCTCAATTTTTTCACCAGTATCTAAAAAATGTTGAATCTGTTTAAATACTCATGGATTACCTTGTGCTCCTCGTGCTAACATAATTGCATCACAACCAGTCTCTTTTAATATTGGTTTTGCATCTTCACAAGTAAAAAATCACCATTACCAATTACTAGAATTGCAACATTTTCTTTTACTTTCCTAATTCAATTTCAATCAGCTTTTCCAAAATAAAATTGATTTCGTATTTGAGAGGTTACTGGTTTAGTAACATTTTCAACAACTGCCTTAACAACTTCATAAACGCGTTGAGGATCTTTTAATAAATATGACCCTGCTTGTGACTTAATTGCAATTTTTGGTATAGGAGAACCCATATTAATATCAATAATATCACAATCACTATGTTGATCAACATATTTTGCTGCTGCAACAAAAGTTTTCATATCTGTTACAAAAATTTGCATTGAAATTGGATGTTCTAATTTATTTACTTTAATCATTTGTAAAGTTCATTCATTTTTTTGTAAAATTGC from Spiroplasma kunkelii CR2-3x includes:
- the lysS gene encoding lysine--tRNA ligase, translating into MEKRNFTEQEQIRRDKLKKMVNDGHNPFVIAKFDRTHTSKELNEQFNHLSKEELVTSSDNITDNIIVKIAGRIKTFREAGKASFVTLQDQNGIFQIYVRNDEVGDEKYQEFINFDLGDIIGITGIMMKTNTGELTVRVKEFVLLAKALRALPDKYHGMTDIEEKYRRRYVDLITSAETKDIFIKRSKIIALMRDFFNSKGYLEVETPVLQPIHGGAAAKPFITYHNTLDMNFYLRVATELPLKRLIVGGFEGVYEIGRLFRNEGMDTRHNPEFTTVEIYVAYQDMDFMMKLTEDTIFYIAKNILNKDETKYDGVIISFKQPWKRWHMVDAIKELVGVDFWKPMTFAEAKKIAKEKKLPIEKFHTSVGHIINLFFEEFVEDKLIQPTFIYGHPVEVSALAKTNAEDPRFTDRFELFIKGREYANAYSELNNPVEQYERFVSQLAERNNGNDEAQELDIDFIQALEYGMPPTGGLGIGIDRLVMLLTGQDSIKDVLLFPHMRPREK
- a CDS encoding tRNA-dihydrouridine synthase, whose amino-acid sequence is MLARGAQGNPWVFKQIQHFLDTGEKIEQPLLDEWRNIIFRHAELLFNLKEERIAASEMRKNLAFYFKGKTGATNYKILATQINTIFELKMLVNEYIAYYNSNISVVK
- a CDS encoding tRNA dihydrouridine synthase, producing MRIGNIEIKGQFFLAPMAGIMNESFRIICHELGAELIYAEIVSYKAILQKNEWTLQMIKVNKLEHPISMQIFVTDMKTFVAAAKYVDQHSDCDIIDINMGSPIPKIAIKSQAGSYLLKDPQRVYEVVKAVVENVTKPVTSQIRNQFYFGKADWNWIRKVKENVAILVIGNGDFLLVKMQNQY